In bacterium, a single genomic region encodes these proteins:
- the ruvA gene encoding Holliday junction branch migration protein RuvA: protein MIDHLRGRLAGGGKDFVVLECAGIGFRARVSDATRKDLPPDGESCILRTHLHFREGGADLYGFSTDTEREIFLATIGVSGVGPKSAMAMLSVLAVRGVLAACAREDAAAFTRVPGIGKKLAQRIALELPDRLKKVSVDFLPVGGEPTEVPTAPEAQASEALTSLGFPRTEAQLVVAAIRREKGADLPTDLLIRESLRRLSGGR from the coding sequence ATGATCGACCATCTGCGAGGGCGCCTGGCCGGGGGCGGGAAGGATTTCGTGGTGCTGGAGTGCGCCGGGATCGGTTTCCGTGCGCGCGTCTCCGACGCCACCCGCAAGGACCTCCCCCCCGACGGTGAAAGCTGCATCCTCCGCACCCATCTTCATTTCCGGGAGGGCGGCGCCGACCTGTACGGATTTTCCACGGATACGGAACGCGAGATCTTCCTGGCGACGATCGGCGTGAGCGGCGTGGGACCGAAATCCGCCATGGCGATGCTGTCGGTCCTCGCAGTGCGGGGCGTTCTCGCGGCGTGCGCGCGGGAAGACGCCGCCGCGTTCACGCGCGTGCCGGGGATCGGGAAAAAGCTCGCCCAGCGGATCGCCCTGGAACTGCCGGACCGACTGAAAAAGGTGTCGGTCGATTTCCTTCCCGTGGGAGGGGAACCGACGGAAGTCCCGACCGCGCCGGAAGCGCAGGCATCGGAGGCGCTCACCTCCCTCGGGTTCCCCCGGACGGAGGCCCAGCTCGTCGTCGCGGCCATACGCCGGGAAAAAGGCGCCGATCTCCCCACGGATCTCCTGATCCGGGAATCTTTGCGCCGCCTGTCGGGAGGGCGCTGA
- a CDS encoding choice-of-anchor L domain-containing protein, whose product MRKVPGIVLFLVMATMSHRALAVVVTPTSNGTVLANNILGSGVTLAGTPTFLGSGTSAGTFTDGGGLGISSGIILTSGSAPGAVGPNNVPDFSTITDTGGDAQLTMLAGYETSDKTVLEFDFTTVGANLYFKYVFASEEYSEYTNTEFNDVFAFYLDGVNLALVPGTNLPVSVNTVNDGGPIDSPPGDNPTHPEFFNFNPVDSPITQYDGYTNVFTATALGIGAGSHHIKLAIADASDSILDSAVFIQGQSFGIEPTGNPVPEPGTIILLGTGLVGLASYGRKRIRK is encoded by the coding sequence ATGAGAAAAGTACCCGGCATCGTGCTGTTCCTTGTGATGGCAACCATGTCGCACCGGGCGCTGGCAGTGGTTGTGACGCCGACGAGCAACGGAACGGTTCTGGCCAACAACATCCTCGGTTCGGGGGTAACGTTGGCGGGGACACCGACATTTCTCGGCTCGGGTACGTCCGCGGGAACGTTTACCGACGGAGGGGGCCTAGGCATCTCGTCGGGGATCATCCTCACAAGCGGATCCGCCCCCGGAGCCGTAGGCCCCAACAATGTCCCCGATTTCAGCACCATCACGGACACAGGCGGCGATGCCCAACTGACGATGCTTGCCGGATACGAAACATCCGATAAAACCGTACTCGAGTTCGATTTCACCACCGTGGGCGCAAATCTCTACTTTAAATACGTCTTCGCTTCCGAAGAGTACAGCGAGTACACCAACACCGAATTCAACGACGTGTTCGCATTCTACCTCGATGGAGTAAACCTCGCCCTGGTTCCCGGCACAAACCTCCCCGTTTCCGTCAATACCGTCAACGACGGGGGGCCGATCGATTCTCCTCCAGGAGATAATCCTACGCATCCGGAATTTTTCAACTTCAATCCTGTTGACTCACCCATTACCCAGTATGACGGGTATACGAATGTCTTTACGGCAACTGCCTTGGGCATTGGCGCCGGATCACACCACATCAAGTTGGCGATCGCTGACGCGAGTGACTCCATTCTCGACTCGGCGGTCTTCATCCAGGGTCAATCCTTCGGCATCGAGCCGACTGGAAACCCGGTACCCGAGCCCGGGACGATCATCCTCCTGGGCACCGGCCTCGTCGGGTTGGCCTCCTACGGCAGGAAGCGCATCCGGAAGTAA